The Eleftheria terrae genome has a window encoding:
- a CDS encoding IS4 family transposase, translated as MANSQGTRAGQAIKTGQNSWIDQELDESVFQDARLGRRLRALLARFAQAPGQSIPWVCQDWANTKAAYRFLSNERVNEADILAGHFSATRQRIVAASQAPVLVLHDTTEFAYHRDSDHALGLLGKVNSGWDSQGRVRHHTVRGLLMHSSLAVTTEGLPLGLAAVKFWSRSKFKGTNALKRSINPTRVPIELKESMCWLDNVRLSGEMFEQPERCVHIGDRGSDIYELFCQAHEAQTHFIFRTCADRLAGDGTHTVATYLREVRCRGLHRIQVRNSQGQERCALLELKYCRVRLLPPRVKQSRYPPLMLTVLQAVEREAPLHADPIDWKLITNLPVTSRAQAIEKLDWYAMRWKIETYHKILKSGCRAEDSKLRTAQRLTNLIAMFCLLGWRIFWLTMMNRAAPEAPPRMAFTEAEVEVLDRLRPPSCTAASPCRQSLSSCLMQLARLGGYLARASDPPPGNTVIWRGMARLADIRFGYSLRPQRCG; from the coding sequence ATGGCAAACTCGCAGGGTACAAGGGCAGGTCAAGCGATCAAGACGGGGCAGAACAGTTGGATCGACCAGGAGTTGGACGAGAGCGTTTTCCAGGACGCCCGCCTGGGCCGACGCCTGAGAGCGTTGCTGGCGCGGTTTGCCCAAGCGCCAGGCCAGAGCATTCCCTGGGTATGCCAAGACTGGGCCAACACCAAGGCGGCGTATCGATTCCTCAGCAACGAGCGGGTCAACGAGGCCGATATCTTGGCAGGGCACTTCAGCGCGACACGCCAACGGATTGTTGCGGCGAGTCAGGCGCCCGTGCTGGTGTTGCACGACACGACGGAGTTTGCCTATCACCGTGACAGCGATCACGCCCTGGGACTGTTGGGCAAGGTCAATTCCGGGTGGGACTCGCAAGGCCGCGTGCGGCACCATACGGTTCGAGGGCTGCTCATGCATTCGAGCCTGGCCGTCACCACCGAAGGGCTGCCGTTGGGCTTGGCAGCCGTGAAGTTCTGGAGCCGCTCGAAGTTCAAGGGCACCAACGCGCTCAAGCGCTCGATCAATCCGACACGGGTGCCCATCGAGTTGAAGGAGAGTATGTGCTGGCTGGACAACGTGCGGCTGTCCGGCGAGATGTTCGAGCAGCCCGAACGCTGCGTGCACATCGGCGACCGCGGCAGCGACATTTATGAGCTGTTCTGCCAGGCTCATGAAGCTCAAACCCACTTCATCTTCCGAACTTGTGCCGACCGGCTTGCCGGAGACGGCACCCACACCGTGGCAACCTACCTCAGAGAGGTTCGCTGCCGCGGCCTGCATCGCATCCAGGTGCGCAATAGCCAGGGCCAGGAGCGCTGCGCGCTGCTGGAGTTGAAGTACTGCCGCGTGCGTCTGCTGCCACCGAGGGTCAAGCAAAGCCGTTACCCGCCACTCATGCTCACGGTGCTGCAGGCCGTGGAGCGAGAGGCGCCCCTGCATGCCGATCCGATTGACTGGAAGTTGATCACCAACCTGCCGGTCACCTCCCGTGCGCAGGCTATCGAGAAGCTCGACTGGTACGCCATGCGATGGAAGATCGAGACCTATCACAAGATCTTGAAGTCCGGTTGCCGAGCCGAAGACTCCAAGCTGCGTACCGCCCAACGCCTGACCAATCTGATCGCCATGTTCTGCCTCCTCGGCTGGCGCATCTTCTGGCTGACGATGATGAATCGCGCCGCTCCCGAGGCCCCGCCCCGGATGGCCTTCACAGAGGCAGAGGTCGAGGTGCTGGACCGCCTCAGACCACCTTCCTGTACGGCAGCATCGCCTTGCAGACAGTCGTTATCGTCCTGCCTGATGCAGTTGGCCCGACTCGGCGGGTACTTGGCCCGCGCTTCAGATCCACCACCAGGCAATACCGTCATCTGGCGAGGAATGGCGCGACTTGCTGATATCCGGTTCGGCTATTCACTTCGACCTCAAAGATGTGGGTAA
- the tnpA gene encoding IS66-like element accessory protein TnpA yields MDIVDSIKSGKSAAGTPRKRRPHAEQFKQTVVDACRVPGVSLSGVALKYGVNANLARRWCKERPAGGKALPPALLPVSVCDRAPSATAAPTASPIEIVTQNVRIIVPAHVDAGTLREVLKAVSEVHR; encoded by the coding sequence ATGGACATAGTGGACTCTATCAAGAGTGGGAAGAGTGCAGCCGGAACGCCGCGTAAGCGACGCCCGCATGCAGAGCAATTCAAGCAGACCGTGGTTGATGCTTGTCGGGTACCCGGCGTCTCGCTTTCCGGCGTCGCGCTGAAGTACGGGGTCAACGCGAACCTGGCGCGGCGCTGGTGCAAGGAGCGCCCGGCGGGTGGGAAGGCGCTGCCACCGGCGTTGCTACCGGTGAGCGTCTGCGATCGAGCACCGAGCGCGACCGCGGCTCCGACGGCTTCTCCCATCGAGATCGTAACCCAGAACGTCCGCATCATCGTGCCAGCTCACGTCGACGCCGGCACGCTGCGCGAGGTGCTGAAGGCCGTGAGCGAGGTCCATCGCTGA